Sequence from the Ictalurus furcatus strain D&B chromosome 25, Billie_1.0, whole genome shotgun sequence genome:
TCAGTAGTGAGTTAGACAAAAATTTTTCCATTGCTCAAAACTGTCCAATTAAactgataaaacacacacatgccagGTCAGTATAAGAATTTAATACCAGTATTTTTTTTGATAACATATTGGTTTGATCAGAAATACTGAGATTTCCTGTCAGACTTTGGAATAACATTTGGCCTCATTTTTGTAATGTGAATATGTACTAACGTGATCTAATATCACCGGAGTAAAGGACAGTTCAGTAAAGGATAGTTCGGTAAAGGATAGCAGTCATAATGTAATCGGTATCTGAATAGAGTTTgatgataatataataactcccacaaaaaaagaagggatACAAAAAAGATTTCAAAGCTGAGTAACATTAAAAACTATCCAATGTGGCCTGAACAACCATCACTATTATCTAAGCATGGGCTTAGAACTAATCCGcagtaaaacagaacaaaaaggaaaatgaatgtGACGTCATCTAAATCAAATATTagaatgataaatgataaacaaTAAGGCTTCTTTCCAGATGAATGTGACAGCATGTCGATGCACACTATATACAGATGGTAAAATgatctgtatatatgtatatacagataCTATCTGTTAGAGGTTTAACGCAAAGCCACGATCTGTATCTGGTTTGATGCTCAAAATATCTGTATTCGGGTTTAAAgccaaagtgggcgtggcctaaaccagaaagTCAGCATGGTCTGTGAACTCTGGCTCGGACAGTTCCTCAACATCAGCTACACCACTCGAGTTAACCGCTCTCAACTAGAGACGTGTGCGAgactggttttttttccccttttcttttaACCCTGCATGCACAGTCATCATGTGTGTTTGTACTTTTCTCTTACtgaggatgaataaatgaacacaataaATGCAATGTCAATAAATGAAGAATTTTTTCTGGTTAGCCTACTGAGGTGTATTGTGTAATTATTTCGGTCAGGCCAAAAGAGCGGTTTAGCTGAGAGATAGTCAATCAGCTAAGACACTTTCCCTCTGTAGTTTTGCACAGGAGATATATGGATAATGTAGTTAAATAAAAGAAGCTTATATCTACTAGAGTTGTCAAAAGTACcggtacttcggtaccaagtctgTACTAAAAAGTTGACGGTACCAGATTACCGGTTGACCCGGTACTGACGCGCTGCCTGACACGGGGTCAGTCGCGAACTTTTCATGGGTGCACCGCGCAACAAGATGACACTGGagccaaagcagcagcagctctgccGGTCGCCATGGTTGCATccaaaaccgcatacttacctactatatagcaggtgaaatacgtgtatttctctcAGACGCTCGTTTTTCCGCTTTCGGTGCCATTACCGCGAAGTGTGTAAAAGCCGCGCCCCTAAAATTGATGTGCGGATAGATTAACCGTGCTTTCAGGAAGAGCGGCTGCTTAACCgcagtatttattcaagcagatgagtttaaaatgatggtAGCGGTTGCATTATGAATGTTCCAGTGTATTATTACAAGAAAACATCCTCGTTTGTGCttacttaatggttagcatTCGCGCGTTTAACGCTAATATGGTCAGGAGTCCTTATTAACAACTTTTAttggggtaaaataaatgggaggACATGATGGGGTTTACTAATTGTACACACCAGAGGCTTTTTGATGACCGATATATCTGAAATTTATGCgttagaaaataatagatgtgTGGAACTGTTTATAATGTCTTTAATATCACTCagtcagaaattttttttactcttggCTGGATAACTCTAGTAGCCTTAATAAAGACAAACTTGAAGTATAcagaatggcatttttaaaaatacatttgatatttatttaactttatttaaaaaaatagtgtgTTCGTcaatttgcatgtttttatgttttgttttggtacaGAGTACCGTGGAattttactggtattggtacCCGACTATTGAAATTTTAGTACCGTGacaactagagatgcaccgacgtatcggccgataaaggctaattttctcggccgatagtttaaaaacatccgacgatcagggccgattatatcccgtcaatcaaaagagggcggggagaacacattgattttgtgctgtgtgtaaagatgatgtctctctcttgtgtggaatgacgacaaaactgcagtttgtacgCTCTAATCTCtgtactgctaaaattttacaccggaagtgagcagcagtgaaaggggagtttcggcgtcgagtctaaacctactcgaattggcgaaaccgcaattgcatgaaattgtttcacacagtctttcgcagtgatgtctgttggtaaatgagacgttttagctgtactcatgttcaacacacgtgaatggaagagggctttggctgaatgcgtgttgtgatgacgtcacatgacatgtcttggcccaaatctgcggtagttttgaaaaactgcaagctcgaATATCGCAGtgtttgctcgattttgcgttaatttccgCATTTGCAAAATCCGGGAGGAACTGAATACGCAACTGATTTGAATGACCGAATattgatttttatatttaatgttgattGTCGACGGACTACGATGAAAGTTATCAGTGAGCCAAATGACGTGTTCCGAAACCACTTTTACTTTACATGACGCATACGACTCGTGTAAATCTCATTTTAGGACAACCCGTGTCTTTAATACTCTCATTTTACAAGGTGATCTTATTTCAAATACAAGACATTTATACTCATAAGGAACACTATGACTCTTCCAAAAACTACAGAACCGTTTCACTTTATCCAGACCGCTAACTGTAATGTATCTTACATGACAACATGAACAACTATAGTCATCTCTCAGAAAAATTTAAGAACCTTGACGACACTGAATGTTATGTTCAAAATAAATACGTTGCCTATATATGGATAATTTAGAAGATATTTAATAAAGGAGAAATACTTACTAGACTTCACTGCTTTCTTtcctgaaagaaaaagacaaacacacaatcattacaagccaaaaaacaaaaagttcacTGCATAACGCTATGAGAATGCAAGCTCTAAAGGTACATTtcatctacagtatatgtagAGAGCCTACCTCCATAGGAGAGTTTGTAGTAAAAATAAGTCATGATTCCCAGGCCAACCCAGACCTCCTGGTACGCCTTGCTGTAGTACGGGCCGACTCTAGACCACCATGTTCTAAACACAGCTCCAGCCATCTAGTGATcaggagagaaacacacacaacatgaatGGAAAAAAGTCTACAGCACTTTGAGGCACTAGGAgagtgttgttttattttttattttttaaatgcagccatgtgatgtcactggATTATCACTAAAGGTTAAATGGGTGGAGTCGAATAAGATTCGAGtactcttttaaaaaattatttatttattgagcctGCCCATGTTTCCAACCCATGTACACAAAACTGTTTCCAAAACCTATGGTGGTTCAACTAAAGTTACCATTAACAAGGACCGTCATGACATCACTGTTACTCGCACCTTACAGTCAGCTGCTTGAAATGAATTGAAGTTACAACTCATGCAGCTTCTCCTCATACAGATTGATGAGGATGTGAAGGGGTGTTGGGGACATGATGAGGGGCgcacgatgatgatgatgggtgGCGTTGGGggtgtgtctataaaatgactgacaagaggTCAATCCAAAGaccaacaaactttttttgatgTTGAAACTGGTTTTCTTCAGCTATGTAATATACTTGTTATAAGAGAATGGCgtcaactttttaaaaatcgttTCTACATAATTTTCCACAATATTTGTTCTAttagcaaatgaaaaataatgactATAGCACCTTTAAGCACATGAAAGACATGCATTTAGAGTTTTTTGCCCATCCGTAATGAGCTCGCGTGCTACAATTGGTTACCAGTCCCGTCTATCAGGGCGACATTATTATTAGCCAATCACAATTGAGAACACGGGACGGTTCTGGCCAATCATAGCACAGAAGGTGGAATCTGACGGAATACGGTTGGGGGTAAAAATAAGCAACAGTCTGCAAATTATCTAAAATTAACGACTGTACTCGAATGAATTACTAATTTAATCTgtctaaaatgacattttcttaaCCTCAGATTTCAAAAACCTAACTAACATTCACGCACAGGGTTCATTAGCGTTAATGTCACTCGGCTAAGGCCTGGGCTTAACAAGAAACATATTGTTTATTCCAAACAGGAGAATTTCACTACTCTCTTCTGTTTAAGACTTATTTTACCATCTTATAAACCTGTTCTAAGACAAACAGCTCTTCACTCACCTCTAAACTGTAAGTACTGCGGATCACCCAGAGAAGGTCACTGTCCAACTGAATGCTAGCTCGCGACAGGAGACGCACAGATGAGCGGAAGTGCAAATTTGGCTTCCGGTCGATTATTACAGCATCACGTTAAAATAAAAGTCTTCATTCGTACGACTACATAATTCATAAAGTCACTTTCGGCGTTGTTTCCCCTCATATTTTTCCAGTCCCATataccaggggttcccaaacttttccagggcaaggccccccaaatggcataaacatttgaccgaggccccccttttacaagatgtctttaaaacacattaaaaatacagacttctgaatatatccccccttttttattattaataattacgttacatctttacattgcattacattaggaattgattgtgtgtgtgtgtggttgtctgagagtgagaaattgAAGACATgttagtgggagggatgggcacaccaaattgttgaggcgccccctggcggcccccactttgaaaaccactgccatACACAGTtaagatatttattatttacatattaaaacatttgagCAATGTGCCAGgggaatacattttatttatgtctttTGACAAATGTAGTCGTATTGCCTCTGAGTCACAAGATGGCAATGTTTACCGAAGGTAGACCTTAAGAGGAAACATTTATGACAAAATTAAGTGGgtaattttgacattttattttcttgccAGTGATTAAGTcaaacatatattttacatacaaGATATTATAAAAGTTAGAAATGATAAAACGCATAGCAACATTTGGCTGTAGGCTACAGTGACAATATTAGGTCTGTGATCCATTTATAAGCAAAGAGGGACAGTTATATAAAGGAAACCTTGAAGGAAGGggggaaaacaacaaaaaaactatttggCTTTAGCTGGTATTTCATGAACATATTTCACTATCCTTTTACACATAGAAGGGAAAACACCACATTAGTTAattgatgcacacacacatatacacacacacacacacacgggtgtaGACTGTGTGATCAGTGAATACAGAGATCTACTGAACCATACAGAGAGCTGTGCTCTTCTCTTCCCCCAGGCTTTGTAATCCAAAAATATAACTGAGATAAAGGGCCGATTAGGCTGTGTAAGTCGGTTGGTGGCTGTGTGCAGCTTACTGAGCTCATATGGCTCATGATGTTGAAAGTATTTTGTATAAATTTGGTGGACGAAGCTCTTACTGACTAGTAAACAGACATGACTGACACAATATATTTGGGAATTCCCATTTAGTTTATCAGTGGaaattgaataaattaaaaccAACTGACCGAGAAACTTTATAGACTCATTTTGTGCTTACAGCATCGCATATAAAAGCCTTGCCTTAGTCAAGAGCCAGCTAAGTCCAAGCACTTTCCTTGACCCATGAAACTCAGTCTCTAATATTCTAACTACTCAAACCCAGATCACACTATTGCTGTCCTGTTTGTGTCCAGGGGAAGGTTTTTGCCTATGGGAAGGACACTGTGGTCACTAGGGTGTCTCTGAGCTATTTATGGCACTGTAGGCCTCAGGCTAGTCATAGGGAAAGGAGCGGAAGTAGGGAAGACAGTCCCTTTGGACAGTATAGGAACAAGCACTATGTAAATGCCTGTCCACGTAGCTGGATATTGTTGGGATCTCCTCTCGATGCTTTTCTTGCCCTTCTAGAGAAGATGACATTGTAGTCTTTCGGTCACGGGTGTCGATGTCTGCAGGAGAAGGCGAAACAGGAAGTGGGGCTGGAGGGAAAGACCTCCTGTAGCCCACCTCTTCTTGCCTTCTCAGGAAGTCCCTCAGCACCTGTTTGAAGATGCACACGAGCTCCCAGGGAGCGACATAATTGTGAGCCAAAATCTCACGGAACCTTAAAAGaggtaataaacacacacacacacacacacacacacacacacacacactttggttATTAATGATCAGTAGCTACTACATGTACAAACACCTACACGTACACATACCTGAAGAGTACAGTGGCTATGTGTGATGGTGGAATTCGGGCACAGAGCCGTTCTAGCAGTCTGCATTCGGACGCTGGTATCAGGGCAAGCAAGCCGTCCTGGGTGAGAGGCCGGCGATATCCTAGAGCACCATGGGAGCAACGTTGGCGCTCTTCCTCCAGAGCCAGACACTGTCTTTGCTCGAATTGCCATAGAAGCTCCTGGAGTAACACCCGGTTGGGGCCCATGGAGGTCGCACAGTTTGGACCCTGCTCACCTTCCTGATGGGAGGAATTCATCCAGGCCAGGAATGGCATTGCAAGACTATGGTAGGGAAGCAGAGATAGGGAGATGATTTCAGAGCGGTACAGATGTATTTCCATCAGGTTGAATATTCCAGActtattaagtttaaaaaaaaaaaatttgtttgattaacaaatgaaaaaacaaaaacaaaacgcacACTATATCATGATTGGATCCtagatacattatattatatactgtattctgGCTTTCTAATAAAGCAAATCTCAGTTTCTTAATAGACTCATAGTCACTGCTCGTTAATGTTTCTCTCTCAATTCCTTCCCATTcagttatatttgtttttacatcCTCAGGATAGGCTTCAGATGGAATGGACCTCAAATGGAGAAAATAACTTCAGGTCTTTCACATCACCTTACATAACTCTTGAGTAGTGCAGAAACTACTCAAAGCACCTGTGGTGATTCTCtttccagaagaagaagaggctgTTTACTGTTTAGCTAAAGTGCAGGTATGGAAGGCAACGCACAGTAAGAAAGATGGCGATAGCACCATATTACCAAAAGTCTTATCTACACTGAAAAGTAGTCAAGACCTAGTGTCACATAAATTAAAATGGAAGGCACCAATTTCTCGATCTAGGCATAAAATGTGGAAAGGGTGATTATTAAGCGAGGAGTTCGGcagcaaactgcagacaaaGCAAGGAGAACTGTAAATGGAATAAAACCAGTACAAGATGaggttaaagaaaaagaaaaacaacttaaaggtcacataaacagaaaacaaaggagagattaaaagaaaaagaaaaagaatgatgaATGAGGATACAAGAGAGTGTATCAAAGGGCATAATATCAGAACAGGATTGACACACACTATTGTGGGGACAACATAGCGTCCAGTAAATCTTAAGAAAGACTAAGAAATAATCAAATCTCCTCACCTTGGATTGAACGGACGATACCCATGATGCCGTGACTCCATATGGTAAACCTTGAAATGATGAAAAGATTAAGATAGGATAAGACACTAAAtgaatgacagacagacagagtgttaGAGATAGCAGTGTTGATGCCAGTGTTCGGTAAAgttaagagagagggagagtgactGCTTCCCCTGCCTACAGCAAACTgccttctgtctctctgctctgaTAACCAGCCTCCGCTCGCTGACCCTGTTTCCATTCAatccaaccacacacacacacacacacacacacacacacacagacgtgcTGGCATACACATGCACTCTTTGCACATCCTTCAGATCAAGTTGTTAAGGTCGTGAAACAGTAATATGTTCAGTAAGTTCATAGAAGCTTCTCACATCATGATGTAAAGTAGTATGTAAAGAAACCCTATTGTGTGTTAGCCTGCGAGATTAATAGATTAGATCTGCTCAATTTATTTCCACCCATGAACCCATTACAGTGTAAATGAAGTTTCACAGACCCCCATATGATCAGAGCATTTTTGAGTATAGTCCAATTATTCCAATATTAAACACATTACGCACATATAGACCATCATCTTTATTTATGGAACGAAACAATGAAGGGGGGGGGCACCTCCGCTGTTGGGGGCTCGAATCCCATCTCCGCCCTGTATGCAcagagtgtgcatgttctccctgtgctttgagggtttcctccaggtactccggtttcctcctccagtccaaggacatgcgttgtagactgatcggcatttccgaattgtctgtactgtgtaaatgggtgtgtgaatgtgtgtgattgtgccctgcaatgggttggcaaccCATCccgggtgtcccccgccttgtgccccgagtttcctgggttaggctccaggctccccacgacacTGTGTGGGAACAgagttatggaaaatggatgggtggatggacagTGCGGTATAATGCATTACAACCccaatattgattattttcctataacagcaaaccctgtcatactttatttaattcttCTTATATCATAGAAATGTGCCAAAACGaacaatcttttatttattaaagaatgacaagttgtacttttttgtctgtatatagttacatttaatgttgcggaacgTATGCGAAACAAGTTTGTCCCTATTATCATATATGTCCTTGCAGCTATAAGTAGTTGTCTCATCactagcctctctctctctctgtctctccctctctcactctctctctctctctctctctctctctctctctctctgtcttttctctctcttgaagttaatacaacaaaaaaatgcagcttgttgcCCTCTGTCCCCATGACTGTCAGAAAGCTAAAAGTTACTGCTTTACCTCTGGTACCTATCCACCATagaagtccctgtgtaagtgaCGATaagggcattaatataaagcttgCAGGAACTAATGTCTGAcccgtgctgttatagaaaatgaatcaacacctgactAATCAGAATTGAGCGTTCAATAACGCTGTAGTATAAATATCTACAGGTATAATGGCTAATATCTGTAGTAGTTGATACTTATTGTCTTCACACCATTTAGAAGAGAATAATCATCGCAAAACATCGCAACTTTGCGACAGCTTcacgatccagccatgagaatgatttcaatacattattTTGTATTCTCGTGTTAAGGTATGGAGAgtcctatgtatggagacttttgggacaccctataTTGTGTGGAGATCTTTACCCCAGTTACAGCACAACAACAAAAGAGGCTACATTATAACCACATTTGAAGACAACAGTAAAACGGTTCATTGCTCAAAATCAAAGGAAGGCAAGTATTCAGGGTCAGAAATGCCCCTCACATAGAGCAGTTGGTTGCCATATGGAGGCCTTTGGGTAGCCTTCTGGCCTGTTTCTCCTCTGAGACTCTTAATCAGTGAAGTGCAGCTGGTACTGGTTCTGTTAGAGACTGGGTCAGGCTTCACACTCTGTCTTCTCCATATGAACAAAACAGGTCCATGTGTGCACATGTAGTAATGGACTACTATCAGCATAACTGTAGCTCATTTTAGATAAATGAACTACGGAAAACAATGCCAAATAAGCCAGgctttaatccatccatccattttctgtaccgtgtATCCTTTAGGTTtgtggggaccctggagcctatcccagggacaatggggcacgaggcgggtacaccctggacacaatcacacacccattcatacactacggacactttggacacgccaatcagcctatcatgcatgtctttggactggagtacctggaggaaacacctgcaacacggggagaacatgcaaactccgcacacacagggcaacacacaggtgtgaggcgaacgtgctaaccgctaagccaccgtgcacccaccAGGTTCTAATaggaattattttaaaaacataatctacataatctgtgtatgtatgtttgtatattttttgtcCCAGTCAGGCATTCCTCACAGTTCACAAGTGAGTCTTTTTAGTGTATAACCAACAACGATACCGACTCAGCCATGAAAATCGATCCGTTATGATTTCACTAATGCAGTGACATCAGAGAGGATCTGTCTGTGCACTTTGCATAAGGATGGATTAACCTTTCAGTCCATTATTATATTGCattttgttaaacatttcataatTGTGATTAATGGAGCGCGGCATGGAtagtacataaaataaatccgAGTGAGACAAGTCTTCAAGCTTGAACGGATAATAgattgaagttttttttttttttccacagaatgcCTCTCCTGTATTCAAATActtcttttacatttacaggttCTGACAGTGCCATCTCTAGGAAGAGCGAATTAGGAATTCAGTGCGACTGACATGCCAGCCGTGCTCCTTCAGGGCTGCAGTGTTCTGCTGGTATTTATTAGACTTTCTCAGactcctctctctttatttcaccGAAGGTGACGATATTTGTGTATGCCTCTGTATGAGTCATCATTCACTTTCGAGTGATAGGGGGATATTCTGGCATGGCTCTGTTGCTGGGTGTCATATTGTTGAGCACAGAGCGTTGTACATCATCAAGCCTAAATATCACACTGACCTTCCCTTCACACTCAGCATAGCCTGAGCTGAAATGGCATGACAGGGTGGCAGGGGATGATGCATCATTATTTGGTTTACAGCGCTGTACGTACGATCACACTGTACAAACTGTTCAGTGTGTAATAATGCAAGATTAATGGTTACGAATCGTTTAGGGGAACTGCTTGAATTAATATGTATGACtttacttttaaacatttgagtATAGTTGGCAATGCTAGTCATGATATTGGCCTTTAAAAGCTGTGTGCATTTCTTGCAAGGGGAATATTTTGTCATGTGGACCTGGCATCTCTGTACCTGTAACAAGTTTATGAACTGAAGAGGTAGAAGTGTTTCTCTACACCTGTCTGAGTCATCATGGAGGAAACGGAGACATACATACTAATGCGTGACTGACTCAATTATATCTAACGTGTATAAAAACCATGACTGGTGTTACTCAGTGTCTAATATGTGTTGAAAAGATGGTTGACTAACAAACTATTAACAGACTACCAAATGAAAAGCatttaaatccatccatccattttccatactgcttatcctatacagggttgtaggggagcctggagcctatcccagggaacttgggacaCACGATGGATGCAGGGTTCCAACACGCACATATCGCAGGACAATCGCATACATTACGGATAATCTGGAAATgcctacatgtctttggactgggggaggaaaccagagtactcagaggaaacccccgaagcacggggagaacatgcgagcacacagggcagatgtcatttccagtaagccTTCATGACCCCCTCATCCAAATCCTGTTACTgaaattttgaataaataaagtttttaaacatgtcattgtattgcagcaaacaataaataaataaaataaacggcACAAGGAGAGAAATCCGACAACTTGTGCCTGGCTAAGTCTTTTGCTCTGGCTGTAGGGTGTGTGAGACCCAGCAGCTGTCATGTGTCAGTCAGactttgctttgttttgctttgctttgtgtgtgtgtgcatgtatatgtgtgtgtaaggctcAGCTGACCTTTCTACAGGTATAGAGGCAGTCCAGAAGCTTCCCCAAGGCCGAGCAgaccccagtgtgtgtgtgtgtgtgtgtgtgtgtgtgtgtgtgtgtgtgtgtgcttcatcTGACTATATGAGGATGCTGGTGAGGTTAGACCCTGCTGTGTCCTTGGTTGAATGGTTTGAGTTCAATCTTATACATATTAAATCTGtcaccaaaacaaaaagaaagaaaaagaaagtacactaAATACTGATTGAACGACTGTCtggggaattaaaaaaaaaaaaaaaaaaaaaaaaatagagctcTGAGGGAATCTTTAGGATTAGACTCAGAATAGCTTTTCTTAACATTACCTTAGTAATAGAGCAATGACATGGAGCTGGGGTATGGAGAGTAAAAAGATGGTTGGAAACATACGAGCATGATTCAAATGATAAAGAAAACGTGTAAttctggatttttaaaaaaaagaaaaaacaactttagtgggattttgaaataaataagataataataattagacaACTGGATGTGGTCACTGCACATGAATCTTTAAATCCCACACTATATCTTACTCACACTTTGGATGCTGTAGATTGTCCTGGTGTGATCTCCTTTGTTCCTCCATTAAGAGTATCgaaagtgcaaaaaaacaaacaaaaaaactcaaccACACAAATGCTGTATTAGCCACAGGATGGCGCTGCTGTGCCAAAATGTATAATAGCATGATGTCTCCCAATGCCTCGCCCTCCTTTGTCTCAGGTTATAACGTTTTAGTAAAATTAGCCTACAACAATGAATGAACAGATACAGAAGTGTGCCATGCAATAGACTGAGACTTCTCTATCAGTTAGGGGGGGAAACCCCTGTCACATTAtcaaacaagttttttttcaagaaagaTTCTATTATTAGGCTACATACTAATAGCCTACAGATTGCCTTACCTAAGATTtttggtcaaaagtatgtgtacacctgatcatcacagccatatgtggttcttccccaaagcGTTGCTatacagttgtatagaatgtgtttgtatgttgtagcattacagtttcccttcactagaactaagaggcccaaacatgtcccagcatgacaatgccgctgtacacaaagcgagatccatgaagacatgatttaacaaggttggagtggaagaactcgagtgtcctgcacagatccctgacctcaaccccattaaacacctttgggatgaactggaacactgactgcacctcaGACCTCCTCACACATCATCAGTACcccctcactaatgctcttgtagctcaatgaacacaaatcctcacagccacgctccaaaatctagtggaaagccttccctgaagagtggaggttattataacagcaaacgggaaataaatctggaatgggatgtccaacaagcacatatggatgtgtCCACAAatctttggccatataatgtactTTCCAGTCAGAGACTGATTTAAAGATGACATAGGCTGAAAGTTTTTAGagagtattatttatttcatgtttggAAATGGTAATGCTAAAACATTAGCTTAATATTTATATGTTccattgttaatatttttaacataCACTGTAATATACACTGACCGTTTTTGTTACTTTTCATACTGTGATACCTAACAAACTAAATGTCTTGATTTTGATGTCTTCTTAATTTTTATCCTAAGTAGACCTAATTGTCAGTGACAGTTCACATTGTGAGGTAGGATCACGTGTTAGCATTTGAATCTAATGCATGGCTTCACTACAATGAGGCACATGACTCTCATATTCTAAATATTTCCgtttcatgtaaatatttatcagATGGCTAAATACATTGTTGCATGTTCAATAATTCTGcatgtaatattatttttatgttttggattaaaTTCATGAGGGGCACAGTGGCTAAGTGGCTAGCATGtatgcctcacacctccagggtcgggggttcgattcctgcctccacccagtctgcatgttctccctgtgcttcgggggttcccgcctcccccagtc
This genomic interval carries:
- the atp5mj gene encoding ATP synthase subunit ATP5MPL, mitochondrial — protein: MAGAVFRTWWSRVGPYYSKAYQEVWVGLGIMTYFYYKLSYGGKKAVKSKSDHSH
- the rd3l gene encoding protein RD3-like; translated protein: MEIHLYRSEIISLSLLPYHSLAMPFLAWMNSSHQEGEQGPNCATSMGPNRVLLQELLWQFEQRQCLALEEERQRCSHGALGYRRPLTQDGLLALIPASECRLLERLCARIPPSHIATVLFRFREILAHNYVAPWELVCIFKQVLRDFLRRQEEVGYRRSFPPAPLPVSPSPADIDTRDRKTTMSSSLEGQEKHREEIPTISSYVDRHLHSACSYTVQRDCLPYFRSFPYD